The Candidatus Thermoplasmatota archaeon genome has a segment encoding these proteins:
- a CDS encoding (2Fe-2S)-binding protein, translating into MKVICRCEDITEEDIINEIKNGCTTLDELKHRLRLGMGPCQGRTCIPLAARILARETGKKVEDIRLQTSRPPVVPIPLGILSSDKND; encoded by the coding sequence ATGAAGGTTATCTGTAGATGCGAGGATATTACAGAAGAGGACATAATAAACGAGATAAAAAACGGCTGTACAACTTTAGATGAGTTGAAACATAGACTGCGTCTGGGCATGGGGCCCTGCCAGGGAAGGACATGCATTCCTCTAGCTGCACGCATTCTGGCAAGGGAAACAGGAAAAAAAGTTGAGGATATAAGATTGCAAACGAGCAGGCCACCAGTTGTTCCCATACCTCTGGGCATACTGTCAAGTGATAAAAATGATTGA
- a CDS encoding 4Fe-4S binding protein: MKEYEKTGIIGLEDLQIPSEEHLKKGIAITECVQEIPCNPCVDACPVDAISMETINALPVVDYDRCTGCGRCVGVCPGLAIFVVKTEGDKALITLPYEFLHVPEKEEEVAALDREGKEAGMAVVKRVIKKKDNTCVITIEVSKNLAMTVRNIKVVK; encoded by the coding sequence ATGAAGGAATATGAAAAAACGGGTATAATTGGCCTGGAAGATTTGCAGATTCCATCGGAAGAACATCTTAAAAAAGGCATTGCAATAACAGAGTGCGTGCAGGAAATCCCATGCAATCCCTGCGTGGATGCCTGCCCCGTTGATGCCATCTCCATGGAAACAATAAATGCTCTGCCGGTCGTTGACTATGATAGGTGTACGGGGTGCGGACGATGCGTTGGTGTTTGTCCCGGACTGGCAATTTTTGTTGTGAAAACGGAAGGGGATAAAGCTTTGATAACCCTGCCATATGAATTCCTTCACGTTCCAGAGAAAGAAGAGGAGGTGGCAGCACTTGACAGAGAGGGAAAAGAAGCGGGCATGGCCGTAGTAAAGAGGGTTATAAAAAAGAAAGACAATACGTGCGTCATAACTATAGAGGTTTCAAAAAATCTTGCAATGACTGTGAGAAACATAAAAGTGGTAAAATGA
- a CDS encoding FAD-binding oxidoreductase — MIEKADVVIIGGGVNGCALAYELASKGINNVVIEKNHLASGATGRCGAGIRQQWSTKENATLAIESVKIFERLSEEFGEGIGLRQGGYLIAIHDEDDMKQAEKNVKMQRFLGLDVDILEADEIKEVVPILDVKGMDAIGATFCPTDGHADPFKTTYAYARAATKKGAKIYRFTEVQGILTENGKIKGVKTSKGTIKADIVVNAAGAWSKKIAEMAGVTLPNVPYKKEIMVTERMTHAFDSMVISFKDGIYFSQQEEGQILGGIPPPETVTGYETTPTLSFLRHMSQTLTRYVPVLKHINVLRQWTGFYDVTPDALPILGEVKGLERFIQCNGFSGHGFMLSPMVAKLLAELITGEKTSLPIGRLKLERFEKMEFEREKSVVG, encoded by the coding sequence ATGATTGAGAAAGCAGACGTTGTTATAATCGGCGGCGGTGTTAACGGATGTGCTCTCGCATATGAACTTGCTTCAAAAGGTATCAATAATGTTGTTATCGAAAAAAATCATCTTGCATCTGGAGCCACCGGAAGGTGTGGTGCAGGCATAAGGCAGCAGTGGTCAACGAAAGAAAATGCAACCCTTGCAATAGAAAGTGTTAAAATTTTTGAGAGGCTAAGTGAAGAATTTGGCGAGGGTATAGGATTACGGCAGGGAGGGTATCTGATAGCAATTCATGATGAAGATGACATGAAACAGGCCGAAAAGAACGTGAAAATGCAACGTTTTCTGGGGCTGGATGTGGACATTCTGGAAGCAGATGAGATAAAGGAAGTCGTTCCGATTCTTGATGTGAAAGGAATGGATGCCATAGGTGCAACATTCTGTCCGACTGATGGGCATGCAGATCCATTCAAAACTACATATGCATATGCACGTGCCGCCACGAAAAAAGGGGCGAAAATATACAGATTCACGGAAGTGCAGGGGATTCTGACAGAAAATGGCAAAATAAAGGGAGTAAAGACGAGCAAAGGGACAATAAAAGCAGATATTGTCGTAAATGCCGCCGGTGCCTGGTCTAAAAAAATTGCCGAAATGGCTGGAGTCACCCTTCCCAATGTCCCATACAAAAAAGAAATCATGGTTACTGAAAGAATGACCCATGCATTTGATTCCATGGTTATCTCGTTCAAAGACGGCATCTACTTCAGCCAGCAGGAAGAAGGGCAGATTTTAGGAGGCATACCGCCGCCAGAAACAGTAACAGGATATGAAACAACGCCCACGCTTTCATTTCTAAGGCATATGTCCCAAACCCTTACACGGTATGTCCCGGTATTGAAACACATAAATGTCCTAAGACAGTGGACTGGATTTTATGATGTAACTCCCGATGCGCTGCCGATACTGGGCGAAGTGAAAGGATTAGAAAGATTTATTCAGTGCAATGGCTTTTCAGGCCACGGGTTTATGCTATCCCCGATGGTTGCAAAATTGCTTGCAGAACTCATAACAGGCGAAAAAACTTCTTTGCCGATAGGGAGATTGAAACTAGAAAGATTTGAAAAAATGGAATTCGAAAGGGAAAAATCGGTTGTCGGATAA
- a CDS encoding MoaD/ThiS family protein produces MEIEVLISKEKKKLQMDEGATGKDLISLLNFVPDDVILIVNDKPIPYTIKLNDGDKVKILQVASRG; encoded by the coding sequence ATGGAAATAGAAGTTTTAATATCGAAAGAAAAAAAGAAATTACAGATGGACGAGGGGGCAACAGGAAAAGATTTGATATCGCTCTTAAATTTTGTTCCCGATGACGTCATTTTGATTGTCAACGATAAGCCAATCCCATATACAATAAAACTCAATGACGGCGATAAAGTGAAGATACTGCAGGTTGCTTCCAGGGGGTAG
- a CDS encoding FAD-dependent oxidoreductase, with amino-acid sequence MRIDSHPILHFDRTQPIFFFYNGQKIKAFKGETIASALHASGIKKLSCSVKYNRPRGFFCGIGKCSSCLMRVNGIPNVRTCIVPAENGMTVESREQRNLPSAEFLNGKGKSMDVEILVVGAGPAGVSAAIEAGNHGRSVLLVDENHVTGGQLIKQTHKFFGSKKERAGTRGIKIAEELEAEIKGMAEKGGIKILLGTSVFGYYGKNGKHVLGAVDKMKNILYTIETEKVIFACGAQENMLSFPGNDLPGVYGAGGVQTLMNVYGVKPGNKVLMIGAGNVGLIVSYQLLQAGIEVDRVVEALPKIGGYSVHAAKLRRCGVPIYTSHSVKEVYGEERVEGAIVGRLDEKWNFVRGSEEDMKCDTVCLAVGLTPSARLLFQAGVKRKYIPEAGGYVAIHNNKMETSVDGIYVAGDSSGIEEASTAMLEGKIAGLSAAFSLGHVKNAEELMEEYAKTLDGMREGPFGSKARKAKKKILQEALNEGI; translated from the coding sequence ATGAGGATCGACAGCCATCCAATACTTCATTTTGATAGAACACAACCAATATTTTTTTTTTACAACGGACAGAAAATAAAGGCATTCAAAGGAGAAACCATAGCATCAGCCCTTCATGCATCTGGCATAAAGAAGTTATCATGCAGTGTGAAATACAATCGCCCTAGAGGGTTCTTCTGCGGGATAGGAAAGTGTTCATCGTGCCTGATGCGCGTTAATGGAATCCCGAATGTCAGGACATGCATCGTGCCTGCAGAGAACGGCATGACCGTAGAGAGCCGGGAACAACGCAATCTACCTTCCGCCGAATTTTTAAATGGTAAAGGGAAAAGCATGGATGTCGAGATACTCGTCGTGGGAGCAGGCCCCGCAGGTGTATCGGCAGCAATAGAAGCAGGTAATCATGGCAGATCAGTTTTGCTTGTCGATGAAAATCATGTAACGGGAGGGCAGCTGATAAAACAAACGCACAAGTTTTTCGGTTCTAAAAAGGAGAGGGCTGGAACGAGAGGGATAAAGATAGCCGAGGAACTGGAGGCGGAAATAAAAGGGATGGCTGAAAAAGGCGGTATAAAAATTTTGCTTGGGACAAGTGTTTTCGGGTATTATGGAAAAAATGGAAAACATGTACTGGGAGCCGTCGATAAAATGAAAAACATATTGTATACCATAGAAACGGAAAAAGTTATTTTTGCATGTGGTGCACAGGAAAACATGCTTTCGTTTCCAGGAAATGACCTGCCGGGGGTGTACGGGGCGGGGGGCGTGCAGACATTGATGAACGTTTATGGGGTTAAACCCGGCAATAAAGTTTTGATGATCGGGGCAGGAAACGTCGGCCTCATCGTTTCATATCAGCTCTTGCAGGCAGGCATCGAAGTCGATAGGGTGGTGGAGGCATTGCCCAAAATAGGGGGCTATAGCGTGCATGCCGCAAAATTGAGGAGATGCGGCGTTCCGATATATACATCTCATTCTGTTAAGGAAGTGTACGGGGAAGAGAGAGTTGAAGGGGCAATCGTGGGAAGATTGGACGAAAAATGGAATTTTGTGAGGGGAAGTGAGGAGGACATGAAATGCGATACTGTATGCCTTGCCGTAGGATTAACGCCATCAGCCAGATTGCTCTTTCAGGCAGGCGTGAAAAGAAAATACATACCGGAAGCGGGAGGATATGTTGCAATTCATAACAATAAAATGGAAACGTCGGTAGATGGAATATATGTGGCGGGTGATTCCTCGGGTATAGAGGAAGCTTCAACCGCAATGCTCGAAGGCAAAATAGCAGGGCTGTCAGCCGCCTTTTCTCTCGGCCACGTAAAAAATGCGGAAGAACTTATGGAAGAATATGCCAAAACGCTTGATGGGATGAGAGAAGGGCCGTTTGGCAGTAAAGCAAGAAAAGCGAAGAAAAAAATTCTTCAGGAGGCTTTAAATGAAGGAATATGA